The following are from one region of the Mycolicibacterium diernhoferi genome:
- a CDS encoding CDP-alcohol phosphatidyltransferase family protein, translating to MPTADRQRPAAMRILPSATTVLAICCGLTSIKFALDGRPHIALALIGAAAVLDGIDGGIARALDAQSRMGAEIDSLADAVNFGVAPALVVYVTLLPSSPVGWIFALLYAVCIVLRLARFNALLDDDTKPAYTRQYFTGMPAPCGAIGVIGPLAAMLQFGDGWWTSQWFICFWFAANAALLVSRVPTLALKSVSMPPNAAPILLIAIAAAAAALLLFPYVLVLLFIAGYVCIIPFTVRSQRWVAARPEAWDAKPRERRAQRREIRRAQPYRRSMSRLGLRKPPGRQ from the coding sequence ATGCCGACCGCTGACAGGCAGCGTCCGGCGGCGATGCGGATCCTGCCGAGCGCGACGACCGTGCTGGCGATCTGCTGTGGTCTGACCTCCATCAAGTTCGCCCTCGACGGCCGGCCGCACATCGCCCTGGCGCTCATCGGCGCTGCGGCAGTCCTCGACGGCATCGACGGTGGCATCGCCCGGGCGCTGGATGCGCAGTCGCGCATGGGCGCCGAGATCGATTCACTCGCCGATGCGGTGAACTTCGGCGTGGCCCCGGCGCTGGTGGTGTACGTGACGCTGCTGCCGTCCTCCCCGGTCGGCTGGATCTTCGCACTGCTCTACGCGGTCTGCATCGTGCTGCGCTTGGCGCGGTTCAATGCCCTGCTCGACGACGACACCAAACCGGCCTACACCCGGCAGTACTTCACCGGGATGCCCGCGCCGTGCGGCGCGATCGGCGTCATCGGGCCGCTGGCGGCGATGCTGCAGTTCGGTGACGGATGGTGGACGTCGCAGTGGTTCATCTGCTTCTGGTTCGCGGCCAACGCCGCGCTGCTGGTCAGTCGGGTTCCGACGCTGGCGCTCAAGTCGGTGTCGATGCCTCCCAATGCGGCGCCGATCCTGCTCATCGCGATTGCCGCGGCTGCCGCCGCGCTGCTGCTGTTCCCGTATGTGCTGGTGTTGCTCTTCATCGCCGGCTACGTCTGCATCATCCCGTTCACCGTGCGCAGTCAGCGCTGGGTGGCCGCACGCCCGGAGGCCTGGGATGCCAAGCCCAGGGAGCGGCGGGCCCAGCGCCGTGAGATCCGCCGGGCACAGCCCTACCGCCGGTCGATGTCGCGGCTGGGGTTACGTAAACCGCCAGGGCGGCAATGA
- a CDS encoding phosphatidylserine decarboxylase has protein sequence MARPARSPDDDSSEAQRFIELVRSTVPPVHQAGLPFIAGGLGLAAAGKNRRWLRNTGLGAAVFCALFFRHPPRVAPRRPGAIVAPADGLVTLIDTAVPPAELGLGDAPMQRISIFLSIFDAHVQRAPVAGQVMGVVHRPGKFLSADKDTASEDNERNSLWIRTPEGVDVVAVQIAGLIARRIVCSAQAGDKLELGETYGLIRFGSRLDTYFPTDAHVLVESGQRAIGGETILAELRDADR, from the coding sequence ATGGCCAGACCTGCGCGTTCACCCGATGACGACAGCTCTGAAGCGCAACGCTTCATCGAACTCGTCCGTTCCACCGTCCCTCCGGTCCATCAGGCCGGCCTGCCGTTCATCGCCGGCGGGCTGGGCCTGGCAGCCGCCGGCAAGAACCGGCGTTGGCTGCGCAACACCGGCCTGGGCGCGGCGGTATTCTGTGCACTGTTCTTCCGTCATCCACCACGGGTCGCGCCGCGGAGGCCGGGGGCGATCGTGGCCCCCGCCGACGGGCTGGTGACGCTGATCGACACCGCCGTCCCGCCGGCCGAGTTGGGTCTCGGCGATGCCCCGATGCAGCGGATCAGCATCTTCCTGTCGATCTTCGACGCCCATGTGCAGCGGGCCCCGGTGGCCGGTCAGGTGATGGGCGTGGTGCACCGTCCGGGCAAGTTCCTGTCCGCCGACAAGGACACCGCCAGCGAGGACAACGAACGCAACAGCCTGTGGATCCGCACACCCGAGGGCGTCGACGTCGTCGCGGTGCAGATCGCCGGCCTGATCGCCCGGCGCATCGTGTGCAGCGCGCAGGCCGGCGACAAGCTGGAACTGGGCGAGACCTACGGGCTGATCCGGTTCGGCTCGCGGCTGGACACCTATTTCCCGACCGACGCCCACGTGCTGGTGGAGAGCGGGCAGCGCGCGATAGGCGGCGAGACGATCCTGGCCGAGCTACGTGATGCCGACCGCTGA
- the moeA gene encoding molybdopterin molybdotransferase MoeA — translation MRSVQEHQDVIAGLIQPRPAVTLAPADALGLVLAADVVAGVALPGFDNSAMDGFAVLAADIAGASEDAPVTLPVADDIPAGRTDTQPLEPGTAQRIMTGAPLPPGATTVVPVEATNSDFGADFSSQPQVQIRVATREGQHIRRAGEDVAAGTTVLRAGQRLTPAALGLVAALGLAEVTVLPRPRVLVMSTGSELVGPGTPLQPGQIYESNAVMLAAAVRAAGAEAVTGPMVSDDPELFRAALTEHAGDVDLIVTTGGVSAGAYEVVKDALGEEVEFVKVAMQPGMPQGSGRVDGVPIVTLPGNPVSALVSFEVFLRPPLRTAMGLPAERPRITATLGEDLTSPAGKRQFRRGVLGHEKGQAVVTSYGPPASHHLRWLASANCLLDIPLGVDHVAAGSQVDVWDLSSD, via the coding sequence ATGCGTTCAGTCCAGGAGCATCAGGACGTCATCGCCGGTCTGATCCAGCCCCGGCCCGCCGTCACACTGGCACCGGCCGACGCGCTGGGGCTGGTCCTGGCCGCCGATGTGGTGGCCGGCGTGGCACTGCCCGGATTCGACAACTCGGCGATGGACGGGTTCGCGGTGCTGGCCGCCGACATCGCCGGAGCGAGCGAGGACGCCCCCGTCACGTTGCCGGTCGCCGACGACATCCCGGCCGGCCGCACCGACACCCAACCGCTGGAACCCGGTACCGCCCAACGGATCATGACCGGGGCCCCGCTGCCCCCGGGCGCCACCACCGTGGTTCCGGTGGAAGCCACCAACTCCGATTTCGGAGCGGATTTCTCCAGCCAGCCGCAGGTGCAGATCCGCGTCGCCACCCGCGAGGGTCAACACATCCGCCGCGCCGGTGAGGACGTCGCCGCGGGCACCACGGTGCTGCGGGCCGGCCAGCGGCTCACCCCGGCCGCGCTGGGCCTGGTGGCCGCGCTGGGTCTGGCCGAGGTCACCGTGCTGCCGCGGCCCCGGGTGCTGGTGATGTCGACCGGATCCGAACTGGTCGGTCCGGGCACCCCGCTGCAGCCGGGCCAGATCTACGAATCCAATGCGGTGATGCTGGCCGCGGCGGTCCGCGCGGCCGGCGCCGAGGCCGTCACCGGGCCGATGGTCAGCGACGACCCGGAGCTGTTCCGGGCCGCGCTGACCGAGCACGCCGGTGACGTCGACCTGATCGTCACCACCGGCGGCGTCAGTGCCGGTGCCTACGAGGTGGTCAAGGACGCACTCGGCGAAGAGGTGGAGTTCGTCAAGGTCGCCATGCAGCCCGGTATGCCGCAGGGTTCCGGCCGGGTCGACGGCGTGCCCATCGTGACGCTGCCCGGCAACCCGGTCAGCGCGCTGGTCTCCTTCGAGGTGTTCCTGCGCCCGCCGCTGCGCACCGCCATGGGCCTGCCCGCCGAGCGCCCCCGCATCACCGCGACCCTGGGCGAGGATCTGACGTCGCCGGCCGGCAAGCGCCAGTTCCGCCGCGGTGTGCTCGGCCACGAGAAGGGGCAGGCCGTGGTCACCAGTTACGGCCCGCCCGCCTCACACCACCTGCGCTGGTTGGCGTCCGCGAACTGCCTGCTGGACATTCCGCTCGGTGTCGATCACGTGGCCGCCGGGTCACAGGTCGACGTGTGGGATCTCAGCTCGGACTGA
- a CDS encoding SDR family NAD(P)-dependent oxidoreductase has product MTQKWTESHVPDQSGRVAIVTGSNTGLGYETARVLAARGAQVVIAVRDTAKGEQAAAKIRAATPKADLEVVSLDLGSLQSVRAAAEQLKSEHPRIDLLINNAGVMYPPKQTTADGFELQFGTNHLGHFALTGLLLENILPVENSRVVTVASIAHRNQAAIHFDDLQWERSYNRVAAYGQSKLANLMFAYELDRRLKGKNTLSVAAHPGVSNTELMRHTPGTNLPGYATLANLVTNSPLVGALATLRAATDPAVRGGQYYGPAIPVRAYGVVGYPHLVPSSSQSHDVAIQQRLWAVSEELTDVHFPV; this is encoded by the coding sequence ATGACCCAGAAATGGACCGAATCACATGTCCCCGACCAGTCCGGGCGCGTCGCGATCGTCACGGGTTCCAACACCGGCCTCGGCTACGAGACGGCCCGGGTGCTCGCGGCCCGCGGCGCGCAGGTGGTCATCGCGGTCCGCGACACCGCCAAGGGTGAGCAGGCCGCAGCCAAGATCCGCGCCGCCACGCCGAAGGCCGACCTCGAGGTGGTCTCCCTCGACCTGGGCTCGCTGCAGTCGGTGCGCGCCGCGGCCGAACAGCTCAAGTCCGAGCACCCGCGCATCGATCTGCTGATCAACAACGCCGGGGTGATGTACCCGCCGAAGCAGACCACCGCCGACGGATTCGAGTTGCAGTTCGGCACCAACCACCTCGGCCACTTCGCGCTGACCGGTCTGCTGTTGGAAAACATTCTGCCCGTGGAGAATTCACGTGTGGTGACGGTCGCGAGCATCGCGCACCGCAATCAGGCCGCGATTCATTTCGACGACCTGCAGTGGGAGCGCAGCTACAACCGGGTCGCCGCGTACGGGCAGTCCAAGCTGGCCAACCTCATGTTCGCCTACGAACTGGACCGTCGGCTCAAGGGCAAGAACACCCTCTCGGTGGCGGCGCACCCGGGTGTCTCGAACACCGAACTGATGCGGCACACCCCCGGGACGAATCTGCCCGGGTACGCCACCCTGGCGAATCTGGTCACCAATTCACCGCTGGTGGGCGCGCTGGCCACACTGCGCGCCGCCACCGACCCGGCGGTGCGCGGCGGGCAGTACTACGGCCCCGCCATCCCGGTCCGCGCGTACGGCGTGGTCGGGTATCCGCATCTGGTGCCCTCGAGCAGCCAGTCCCACGATGTCGCCATCCAGCAGCGGCTGTGGGCGGTATCCGAGGAACTCACCGACGTGCACTTCCCCGTCTGA
- a CDS encoding PH domain-containing protein, producing the protein MGAPVQMAEPAYPPSRSAPLVWALGAAIPWLAAVFAQLIWFVLDPRMPWLHAAVGAATVLGVLVSVVVVPIWRYRVHRWEISPQAVFTRSGWLVQERRIAPISRVQTVDTYRGPLDRLFGLSNVTVTTASSAGAVRIVALDAPVADRVVAQLTDIAALGGHDAT; encoded by the coding sequence ATGGGTGCACCCGTACAGATGGCCGAACCCGCCTATCCGCCGAGTCGCAGCGCGCCGCTGGTATGGGCGCTGGGCGCGGCGATTCCGTGGCTGGCGGCGGTGTTCGCGCAGCTGATCTGGTTCGTGCTGGACCCCCGGATGCCCTGGCTGCATGCCGCCGTGGGCGCCGCCACCGTGCTGGGTGTACTGGTGTCGGTGGTGGTGGTGCCGATCTGGCGGTACCGGGTGCACCGCTGGGAGATCAGCCCGCAGGCGGTGTTCACCCGCAGCGGATGGCTGGTGCAGGAGCGTCGCATCGCGCCGATCTCGCGGGTGCAGACCGTCGACACCTACCGCGGACCGCTGGACCGGTTGTTCGGGTTGTCCAACGTGACGGTGACGACGGCGTCCTCGGCCGGCGCGGTGCGCATCGTGGCCCTCGATGCGCCGGTGGCCGATCGGGTGGTGGCCCAGCTGACCGACATCGCCGCGCTCGGCGGCCACGATGCGACATGA
- a CDS encoding PH domain-containing protein → MTAPESAQWQRLSPRMLLVHPVHEVLNQLPLLIGAIVVGSATQNPVWSLVGVGLIVVLGLTRWFTTSYRIDDQDVVLRTGLLQRNELSVPRNRIRSVQTEARVLHRLLGLTVLRVSTGQAKGDNAFELDAVEAGQVAVLRGLLLGEDAQAAPTGQVLASWKPSWLRYSPLSWSGLVSIGAVLGVAYQAGFGDALSRWLAGRLSPAVVLAIVATAAVLIAVGQSLLTYGNLVLTRRPDTLNLVHGLLRVRERTFDLDRLRGGSLREPLLVRAMGGARLDAVMTGVAGVGESSLLLPPCPAGTARGVLADLVGDREVVTGALVAHGPAAVRRRWVRALALPVAAAVVAAVVGVPGWAWVVWGVLLVGSVGLAVDRVRALGHRVDAQWLVTRAGSVERRRDCVQTAGIIGWTVRQTFFQRRAGVATVVAATAAGTKRYVLIDVQAELAWTVAATASPWVADSRWCA, encoded by the coding sequence ATGACGGCACCGGAAAGTGCTCAGTGGCAGCGTCTTTCACCTCGCATGTTGTTGGTGCACCCGGTCCATGAGGTGCTCAACCAGCTTCCGTTGCTGATCGGGGCGATCGTGGTCGGGTCGGCCACCCAGAATCCGGTGTGGTCGTTGGTCGGGGTGGGGCTCATCGTGGTGCTGGGTCTGACCCGGTGGTTCACCACGAGCTACCGGATCGACGATCAGGATGTCGTGCTGCGCACCGGTCTGCTGCAACGCAACGAACTCTCGGTGCCGCGCAACCGGATCCGTTCGGTGCAGACCGAGGCGCGGGTGCTGCACCGGTTGCTGGGGCTGACCGTGCTGCGGGTCAGCACCGGGCAGGCCAAGGGCGACAACGCCTTCGAGCTGGACGCCGTGGAGGCCGGTCAGGTGGCGGTGCTGCGGGGGCTGCTGTTGGGCGAGGACGCGCAGGCCGCCCCGACGGGGCAGGTGCTGGCCTCGTGGAAACCGTCCTGGCTGCGGTACAGCCCGCTGAGCTGGTCGGGGCTGGTGAGCATCGGCGCGGTGCTGGGGGTGGCGTATCAGGCCGGGTTCGGTGACGCACTGAGCCGATGGTTGGCGGGCCGGCTCAGCCCGGCGGTCGTGTTGGCCATCGTGGCGACGGCCGCGGTGCTGATCGCGGTCGGGCAGTCCCTGCTGACCTACGGGAACCTGGTGTTGACCCGGCGACCCGACACGCTCAACCTGGTGCACGGGCTGCTGCGGGTGCGGGAACGCACCTTCGATCTGGACCGGCTGCGCGGCGGCAGCCTGCGGGAGCCACTGCTGGTGCGGGCCATGGGCGGGGCGCGTCTGGATGCCGTGATGACCGGGGTGGCGGGGGTGGGGGAGTCGTCGTTGTTGCTTCCGCCGTGCCCGGCCGGTACGGCGCGGGGCGTGCTGGCGGATCTGGTGGGGGACCGGGAGGTGGTCACCGGCGCGCTGGTGGCGCACGGGCCCGCGGCCGTGCGGCGGCGATGGGTCCGGGCGCTGGCGCTGCCGGTCGCCGCCGCCGTCGTGGCGGCGGTGGTCGGGGTGCCGGGCTGGGCCTGGGTGGTGTGGGGTGTGCTGCTGGTCGGGTCGGTGGGCCTGGCGGTCGACCGGGTGCGGGCCCTGGGGCACCGGGTGGATGCGCAGTGGCTGGTGACGAGGGCCGGCAGCGTCGAACGACGCCGGGATTGCGTGCAGACCGCGGGCATCATCGGGTGGACGGTGCGGCAGACCTTCTTTCAGCGCCGGGCGGGCGTGGCGACCGTGGTGGCGGCCACCGCGGCGGGCACCAAACGGTACGTGCTGATCGACGTGCAGGCCGAGTTGGCATGGACGGTGGCGGCGACAGCGTCACCGTGGGTCGCCGACAGTCGGTGGTGCGCATAG
- a CDS encoding HAD-IIA family hydrolase has product MAIGGVLFDIDGVLVTSWQPIEGAARTLQILADNQIARSYLTNTTTRTRTQIADLLTKAGMTVSPEEVVTAAALTADYVRDRYPGARCFLVNSGQIAEDMAGVDIVYSQDFSGPAAPETPDVVLLGGAGPEYNHLTLSWVYDWMAQGVPVVAMHRSTAWTTRDGLRVDTGMYLIGMEETSGRKATAVGKPAPEGFLSAANLIGVNADEMYIVGDDLNNDVLAGQVVGMTGVLVRTGKFRQATLDRWAADEFAMQPNHVIDSVADLPELLGL; this is encoded by the coding sequence ATGGCAATCGGTGGAGTGCTCTTCGATATCGATGGGGTCCTGGTGACCTCGTGGCAGCCGATCGAGGGCGCCGCCCGGACACTGCAAATCCTGGCGGACAACCAGATTGCCCGGTCCTACCTGACCAATACCACCACCCGGACAAGGACCCAGATCGCCGATCTGCTGACCAAGGCGGGCATGACGGTCAGTCCCGAGGAGGTGGTCACCGCGGCCGCGCTGACCGCCGACTATGTGCGCGACCGGTATCCGGGGGCGCGGTGTTTCCTGGTCAACAGCGGGCAGATCGCCGAGGACATGGCGGGTGTGGACATCGTCTACTCACAGGACTTCTCCGGGCCGGCCGCCCCGGAGACCCCTGATGTGGTGCTGCTCGGCGGCGCCGGACCCGAATACAACCACCTGACCCTGTCCTGGGTGTACGACTGGATGGCGCAGGGGGTCCCGGTGGTGGCCATGCATCGCAGCACCGCGTGGACCACCCGCGACGGTCTGCGGGTGGACACCGGCATGTACCTGATCGGCATGGAGGAGACCTCCGGGCGCAAGGCCACCGCGGTCGGCAAGCCCGCACCCGAGGGCTTCCTGTCGGCGGCCAACCTGATCGGGGTGAACGCCGACGAGATGTACATCGTCGGCGACGACCTCAACAACGATGTGCTGGCCGGCCAGGTGGTCGGCATGACGGGTGTGCTGGTGCGCACCGGCAAGTTCCGTCAGGCCACGTTGGACCGTTGGGCCGCAGACGAATTCGCGATGCAGCCCAACCACGTCATCGATTCGGTGGCCGATCTGCCGGAGCTGCTGGGCCTCTAG
- a CDS encoding DEAD/DEAH box helicase: protein MRAYTAPSAQNLRSWQRRALVKYLAAKPKDFLAVATPGAGKTTFALRIASELLADGTVQQVVVVVPTEHLKIQWAQAATRFHMALDPKFSNSAGHTSGDYHGIVVTYAQVASHPTRHRVRTENHKTLVIFDEIHHGGDAKSWGDAIREAYSDATRRLCLTGTPFRSDDSPIPFVTYETDAAGYQRSKADHVYGYSDALADGVVRPVVFMAYSGEARWRDSAGEEHAARLGEPLTAEQTARAWRTALNPEGQWMPAVIAAAHKRLMQKRAHVPDAGGMIIASDQTTARAYAKLLTTLTGEAPTVVLSDDPTASNRISEFSESSTPWLVAVRMVSEGVDVPRLAVGVYATSASTPLFFAQAIGRFVRSRRPGETASVFLPSVPNLLQLASELEAQRNHVLGKPHRESDGLDDELIADANKTKDEKTDQDRGFESLGADAELDQVIFDGSSFGTAAAAGSEEEADYLGIPGLLDASQMRDLLSRRQDEQLQKRTAAAAAGGPPAPRTTHGQLQELRRELNTLVSIAHHRTGKTHGQIHNELRQICGGPPLAAATGEQIKARIDAVRSLSSSQR from the coding sequence GTGCGGGCATACACAGCGCCCAGCGCCCAGAATTTGCGGAGCTGGCAGCGTCGAGCGTTGGTCAAATACCTCGCCGCCAAACCCAAAGACTTCCTGGCCGTGGCGACCCCGGGCGCCGGCAAGACCACCTTCGCGCTGCGCATCGCCAGTGAGTTGCTGGCCGACGGCACCGTGCAGCAGGTCGTGGTGGTGGTGCCCACCGAGCACCTCAAGATCCAGTGGGCCCAGGCGGCCACCCGGTTCCACATGGCGCTGGACCCCAAGTTCAGCAACTCGGCCGGGCACACCTCCGGCGATTACCACGGCATCGTCGTCACCTACGCCCAGGTGGCCAGCCACCCGACCCGGCACCGGGTCCGCACCGAGAACCACAAGACGCTGGTCATCTTCGACGAGATCCACCACGGCGGTGACGCCAAGTCGTGGGGTGACGCGATCCGCGAGGCCTACAGCGACGCCACCCGGCGCCTCTGCCTGACCGGTACCCCGTTCCGCAGTGACGACAGCCCCATCCCGTTCGTCACCTATGAGACCGACGCCGCGGGCTACCAGCGCTCCAAGGCGGATCACGTCTACGGCTACTCCGACGCACTGGCCGACGGCGTGGTGCGTCCCGTCGTGTTCATGGCCTACTCGGGCGAGGCCCGGTGGCGTGACAGCGCCGGTGAGGAACACGCGGCGCGGCTCGGCGAGCCGCTCACCGCCGAGCAGACCGCCCGGGCCTGGCGTACCGCCCTGAACCCCGAAGGCCAGTGGATGCCCGCGGTCATCGCGGCCGCGCACAAGCGGTTGATGCAGAAGCGCGCGCATGTGCCCGACGCCGGCGGCATGATCATCGCCTCCGACCAGACGACCGCCCGCGCGTACGCCAAGCTGCTGACCACACTCACCGGCGAGGCCCCGACCGTGGTGCTCTCCGATGATCCGACCGCGTCCAACCGCATCTCGGAGTTCTCCGAGTCCTCGACGCCGTGGCTGGTCGCGGTGCGCATGGTCTCCGAGGGCGTCGACGTGCCCCGGCTGGCCGTCGGCGTGTACGCCACCAGCGCGTCGACGCCGCTGTTCTTCGCCCAGGCGATCGGCCGCTTCGTGCGTAGCCGTCGCCCCGGTGAGACGGCCAGCGTCTTCCTGCCGTCGGTGCCCAACCTGCTGCAGCTGGCCAGTGAGCTGGAAGCGCAGCGCAATCACGTGCTGGGCAAGCCGCACCGCGAATCCGACGGACTCGATGACGAGCTGATCGCCGACGCGAACAAGACCAAGGACGAAAAGACCGACCAGGACCGCGGTTTCGAGTCTCTCGGCGCCGACGCCGAACTCGATCAGGTGATCTTCGACGGATCCTCCTTCGGCACCGCGGCCGCGGCGGGCAGCGAGGAGGAGGCCGACTATCTCGGCATCCCCGGTCTGCTGGACGCCAGCCAGATGCGCGATCTGCTGAGCCGACGCCAGGACGAGCAGCTGCAGAAGCGCACCGCCGCGGCAGCCGCCGGCGGGCCGCCGGCGCCGCGGACCACGCACGGCCAGTTGCAGGAACTCCGCCGCGAGCTGAACACTCTGGTGTCGATCGCGCACCATCGCACCGGTAAGACGCACGGGCAGATCCACAACGAGCTGCGTCAGATCTGTGGTGGCCCGCCGTTGGCTGCGGCCACCGGCGAGCAGATCAAGGCCCGCATCGACGCGGTGCGCAGCCTGAGCTCGTCGCAGCGCTAG